The nucleotide sequence TGGTAACGGTGACaatgaggatgaggatgaggatgaggatgaggatgaggatgaggatgagggtgagggtgagggtgaggatgaggatgaggatgagggtgagggtgagggtgaggatgaggatgaggatgagggtGAGGGTGAGGGTGAGGGTGAGGGTGAGGATGAGTGTGAGGGTGAATTTGAGGATGGGGATGAGGGTGAGGGTGAGGACGAAGACGAATATGATGACAATGACGAGGAGGAGGATGAAGataatgacgacgacgacgatgatattGGAGTTAGTGATGATGATGCTAGTTGGGAAACAGCCAGTGAAAATGAAATGGATGTACTTGAAGGCACTGAAAAGGTTGATTTATCTACTAACTACTTTTGTTTTGATTGCAACCAATCTTTTATTATTGTTTCATTTCCTCCCTTCATGTTTGTGATCTGTAAGTATTCCATTTTTAGGAAGTTGATCCACAGAATCCTAGTGACAGCAATTTGCAAGGCAAACATAGTGCTACAATTTTAGAAAAAGAAAGTAGTGGTGGACAAAGTAGGCCACTCACATTACCTCTTGCCGCAATTGATTATGCTGTCAAGCACACCACTGGATTGTTTTCTCGGGCTAAGAAACAGTTAGAGTCATCAGGTTTGGATAAGCAAAAAGCAAATGACGCTAATCACAAGGCAGACCTTGACTTTTCTGGAAGTAAATTAGATGGGGAGGATGAGAATAAAGGTTTTGATGTTTCAGATGGTCTTATTGCAGAAAGGATACATGAGAACATTGAAACGGATAATCACATGGAAGCAACAGAAAAGGCTGAAGTGAAAATTGAGGACAATTTAGAGAAACCAGCATCGATGGGATTGCATGATGGCAGTGAAGGATCACACATCATGGATGATCCATGTAAATTCAAGCACTTTGATACTGCAGAAAATCCTTTGGATCATCATTTTCTTGCTGTCGCAGAAATGGTAATTGATTATTTTTCTGTGTCATTTTATGCGACTCGTTTCTTGTGGCAAATTTGCATACAACTCATTATAGATTCAATATAATATCTAGACGCATGATTTTCCTATCTGGATGTTTGTGCTTTTATATAATTTCTGTAGCTGTCTtaacatggaaatttttataaaaataaaaatgcagggCACCGGTGGAAGAAAGTGGGGCAAAAAGGTTCAGCGAGAATGGAGCATTCTTGAGAAGAACCTACCTGGTATGTGAATGACTAGCTGAATTAACAATTTATAGAGTTGATATAGACATGAATAAATGTGCTCTAATTTTGTTATGATTATAGATGATATTTATGTTCGAGTATTTGAGGACCGCATGGATCTAATAAGAGCCGTAATAGTTGGAGCATATGGAACCCCATATCAGGATGGCCTCTTCTTCTTTGATTTTCACCTTTCCTCAGAGTACCCTCAAGTTCCACCGGTAACTGTGATATCATTATCTTCTGGTTAGGTTTCACATATAGTGAGTGTATCAAGGACaaattacttctcagttcatgatTCACACCGTTTGCTTTCATTTGCTCCTATTCTTATATCTTCCATTACCTTTTGAGCTAATTATAATTTCAACTTTTATTTCTTCTTGGTTTTGCAGTCAGTATATTATCATTCTGGTGGCTTGCGGATGAACCCCAATTTGTATGTGGATGGGAAAATTTGCTTAAGTCTGCTAAATACATGGACAGGCAAGGGAAGTGAAGTCTGGGATCCATCATTTTCCAGTGTCCTCCAAGTTCTAGTTTCGCTTCAGGGATTGGTTCTTAACGATAAGCCATACTTCAATGAAGCTGGTTACGAAAAGCATATTGGAACAGTTGAAGGTGAGAAAAATGCTTCTCCATACAACGAGAACGCATACCTAACGAACTTGAAATCCATGTTGTATCTCCTGAGAAGGCCCCCCACGGTAAGCATGAAAAAAATCATAGCAAGTTTGTTTCCTTCTTTTGCACACATGCACTACATTTTCTTAAGATGGTCTCAGATATCTGTTAATGCATCTGAATTCCTGTAACATAGCCATCAGTTCTATCAAATTCTTGGATAATGAATGGGTATGAAAAATCTTATTTGTAGCTTCTTAGATCACCAAATTCCTTGTGTATTCTTTGGAGAGTCAAGATTTTGTCCAGTTGGCAAAATAAATCCTGATACAGTTTCGTGAGAACAGTATTGCAATGAACATTTGCCTATCTAAAATCGTGTATGCATCGATGCAGCATTTTGAAGACTTTGTCAAGGATCACTTCCGCAGACGTGGTCATTACATTCTTAAAGCTTGTGAGGCCTACTACACGCGTGGCTGCTTGATCGGTTCACTAACAAAGGATGGCTGCTTAACTGAAGAGAGCCAGGAGAATTCTTGTTCGGTCGGCTTCAATTTAACACTAGCAAAAATCTTGCCCCACCTGATTCCTGCACTGAATGAAGTAGGAGCTGATTGCCGTCAATTTGAATATCTCCTCACTTCTGGAACGCTGAACAGCCCAAGATCTTGAAGGATGGTTCTCTACAGCAAATTTTGTATGGTTTTGTTTCATGAAAATTGTCGCCAAAGTCTCAGATTCTTGATCCATAACGCATTTAGGAAGTAATTCCTGGATGTAGTTAGTGCCAATTGCACTATATTCTTGTCATTTTTTTTTCACAATATATAGTGTCATGTAGAATATgtttattatctttttattttaatacaCCGAGTGGTTCTTCAAAGATCGCCAACACATTCTCTTTCTTattctctttttatgaatttttttgttaTGTTAATTGTCAGAGCAAAATGATTCCTGAGATAAGACATGTTGCTGCGTCTTTTAGGTTCGTAAACGTAATTCAAGTATTTTTCGTATGGCTCAGATATCCATTTTCTTGTGGTTTTGATGAGTTGAAGCGTGGAAGTCGGAAACGGCTCAAATGATTGTAAATTCTTATTATTTGGTTTTTACTGTATAAAGTTGCACACTGTAAAAGAATTCTTGCAATCTTAAGAGCGATCATTAAAACAAAGACTAAAGTTAGATTCAAAACGAACGATTGCATCCCGGTGTATCTcacagaaatatatcattcaaaTAATTCAATCAGAAAATAATCGAAGGACTTTGCAAGTCTTGCAAAGTCCGCGACGTGATCGTACAAGATCTTGTTGTAGAGTGTCGATGGTGATCTAAGATTCAAGTTCGATAATCAATCGATTCAATACATAAAAGTTTTGATGAAGAAAAGAATTATAGTAGGAAGATCAAACGTAAAATCAAAAGCAGCCTCGATGTTGTTGCTGCGATGGAAGAGATAGAGAAGTGGTGTgtacttttgctttcatttctCACTACCTGCCCTGCGAATGCTCGAGAGTTAGGGGTAGGGTTTTCTACGTCGGACAAAGTTGAGGGGGGGGGGTTTCGTTCGTCGGCTCGAGGCGTAAGTCGACGAGCACTCGAACAAGATGGGAATGACATCTGATCATCTTTGTGAACCAGAATCTAATTGTATTTGATGATTTCAAAGCAAGAATCTACTTCCCTTTACCGATGATCGAATTCTCATTCCCGGTATCTGTGATCCCTCTTGAATTCAGCTCGGTAGCATATAGAACAAcgaataaaaacattaaaaaaaactaATAAATCATTTCATTATTCTTCTATTCACCTTTTTAATCATGATTTCAATTAAGGACAAAGAAGCAATCATAAAAGGACTTGTTGATATTCCATTCCAGTTTCCATGATATATATGAACCGATCATTCCCATTCCAATTCCAATACCGATCTCGATTCTCAATCGAACCAAATGCCCACCTAAACGAAAATAAAAATAGCAAAAATCATAATCTTTGTCTTCGATGGTTTTTAAAGACCAAATAATCACATATGAAGACTTTCCCAACACAAAAAGATTACAGCAGTTCTTACAAAGACCAATAATATCCTCATTAAATGCTACCCACATACCGGAAAATACATTAGTTAGAAACAACAATAGAGTTAAGCATTGAACAAACCaccatttaaaaaaataaaatcaaaaatcaaaagaATGCACTGCTCTTTTAGTTGAATCCTACAATTAGTCATTTAAGGAAAAAAAGAACAAATGGATCAGCTACCTAAACCTTCAGAACCACAACAGGAACATGCTATGGTGTCAAGCCTTACAACTATTCAGATGCTGCAGCTAATCTACAtccgaaaaaaagaaagaagaaaatagaGCAGGCATCCGACAACTGGGAGCAGAAACTTGCAAATCAGATCCATCAAGTCATGTGCCACCATTAACTGCTTGGACGGGTCCATTTGATCTGAAACCTCGGCCCCTTCCACGACCACGACCACGACCTGGAGTGAAAAGATTGTAGCACAAAGGTCAGGTCAGATGAAGAGCCATTTCATCATAATAGCTGGCTTGCCTAACCTCAACTTCAACACACAAGCACATTTTTATTTACTAGTCAGATTCGAACTTATCACCTCTCATTAATTCCAATCTAGTTTCAATGGTGAAACAATGAAACATATGGTGCCACAACGAAGTATCTAAAACCTGAAATTACAGGAAGGCGTCATGTGATTTCGCCAATTCACAGACCGAATCAAGCTATGTATGTAGGATTCATGATCCAACAATgggaagtttttcttttttcttttcttgttggtAGGGTTGCTTTTTGATAGCAGGCATGCCCCAGTTTCTTTAtggtttttcttttccctttgttTACAGCTTTAATTTTTGGAAAGATTGCAAGTCAGAAGAGCGGACTTAAAACATAGAGGACAAGGGAACGGGAGGATGGAGGATCAACTAACCTCTGCCTCTGGCTGGCATAGGAGCCTGATCATTGTAGCCTGTCTCGTGCAGATAATCAGGTCGACCACCAAAGCCTCCTCTGCCACGACCACGGAAACCCCAGCCTCTACCTCGGGCATAGCTGCCTCGACCAAAACCGCGACCCCTGTTGTCCCATCCTCCATCACCATAGTCCACCACACCATTTCCTAAACATAGAGCATATGCATATCAGTCAGCATTACTTCTCAAGAAGTCTAGCTATTCAAAACCGAACTTCCGTAAAGAATCGAAGCATACTTACCGCGAGCTCTTCCCCTGCCACGACCATTGCCTCTACCACGGCCAGCAGGTGAACCTTCTACATTGTAAATAAGACATTGTGAACACGAGGGCATCCCCAACGGTGataaatgatatttaatttttaaattacctCCTTCGTACTCAAACTCTACTGATGGTTTCACCTGATCTGCAGGCAAAGGAGATTGATATCTGCAAAAAGCAATCGAGTCTAATTCAATTCTTTCTTTATATCTAAAGGAAAAGctactcataatatggcattcctaGTAGTAGAATTAGATTGTTAATGCAAGTTAACTTTCCGACCCACCAGACTCTGAAATGGGTCCAAACACCAATATTCTATTTTCAGATTTGgccataacaaaaataaatattatttacaaGATTACACAAAGGCACAAAGGACTGTCATATGGCTCAAATGCATATTATCTCCAGATTCTCCATAATGCTTGCATAATCATTGAATGTAAGAGGCAAGTCCATAGTTCAACATGAGTCATGAATAACAAGATTTGCCAGAGAATAGCAGAATCACACCAATTAATCACCTAATGTTCCACAGGAGGACTATAATTATAAATTGTTAGTTATCAATCCAAAATATTCAAAATCTACCAAACTAAACCTAAAATACCAGTTTTCACAATTTTTCACAAAGGAACTCGCATATATCTAAATAAGAAAACCAGTTTTGCAAATACGACACATTTAAGGACATCTATTGGAGTGACTGGCTTTAGCAAGAAATGTAGTGCCAACTCATTAAATACATAAAAATAAGCATATAGCATAAACTTAGTTACTGTTGTTTGCACCAAGTTTAAaacttttataatttataatattccAGTTGACATAACCAAGAACTAGCTATGATGGTAAATAACAACCCAGAACACCTAGTTACCTAAGGGCGACATGTCTAATGTTCCAGATATTGCGTTCTCATAGTGTGGACAAAAGATTGGGTCAAAGCTAGAACAAAAAACATAGCCACAAACTtgattatatataaacatatacaagATGGATTTTTGATTAAACATAGATTCTGCAAGTCTAAATACGAGATGGATAAAAGACATGACATATAGCTATCATTGGTACCTTAGTGAATTATATGGCACATGATGTTGTACGTGGCAtgcaaatacaaaaaattatatataacatGGTTCGCTTAGCGTACCTAGTCAACCAAACTTTTTAGAGCAATTGTTTAGTCCTAATTGTAAGAAGCAAAACTCTGAATATACAGGAGAATGCAAACACCAATAAGGACTAATATAGACATTCATGCAATTTTAGTATGAAAGAAGCTGACAGATTGTAGTCCAATTTCAACCATCAATTGTATGCATATATAGTCTCAAAAATACAAACAGATGGTTTTTTGTTCACACCCAACTGCAGATGTATCCAGCTCCTTCTTTGATAATGTTATAGTGATCATAGACACATGCCTAGTAGTTTCAAGCCTGAAAAAGGAGGAGATAATACTCATAAAAAATAAACTCAATAGATACAAATATTTATAATACGACTATGTATTAATCTCCACTCTCCAATAATGTCCACAATACAGTTTAAACTTTTTGTATCAAAAACAAAACAAATTGTTGTCTTACGGAAGTAGTCCTTCCTCGAGTGGTTCCCATGTATCAGTTATATCAATAGATCCAATAGCAGCAATCTGATGAAGACCAACAATCCTTCTCTGCTTCACCAGTATATATGTAAGGAAATTTGTAAGAGAGAAATATCACCTCCATTTACTTTTGGTTTTCGTTAGAAAAGAATTATATATCAAATCGGCATGCACATCCCAAAAACTTTTACGATCAACAGTGACAAGACATAACATCCCAAATAACAATAAATTGAGTACCTTGATCAATTCCACAATCATAACCGTCTTGTTGATAGCTCTACCCATTGCCTTGAAAACAATGTCACCGGAACTTTTCTCcttcaaaaaaattacaaatagttCACAATAATTAAACAAGCAGCAAGAAGGTCAAGCGCTGAAGGCGTGCACATATATATCCAAGATATCTGTAAGAATACTTGTGAATGCCGATATCTGGTGACCACAAAGAATTGAAAAAGCAGCTTATAGTCATGCATTTCGTACTGATGCACGAGGTCTGTTTAAAAGAATGCTGGTAGAGACACAATTTTCCATAACAAAACTCATCGATCAACCTTTCGACTTTATTTTACTCATAAGACCTTTGTGTACGACTGGATGTTACTAAATATTAAAACCAATCCGACAGAGCTGCCTGAAACCATTATGGCAAATCATGAAGACTCA is from Musa acuminata AAA Group cultivar baxijiao chromosome BXJ3-8, Cavendish_Baxijiao_AAA, whole genome shotgun sequence and encodes:
- the LOC103995552 gene encoding uncharacterized protein LOC103995552 isoform X1; translated protein: MDRYQKVEKPREEIPINDNEIRITAQGRMRNYITYATSLLQEKSSGDIVFKAMGRAINKTVMIVELIKRRIVGLHQIAAIGSIDITDTWEPLEEGLLPLETTRHVSMITITLSKKELDTSAVGYQSPLPADQVKPSVEFEYEGEGSPAGRGRGNGRGRGRARGNGVVDYGDGGWDNRGRGFGRGSYARGRGWGFRGRGRGGFGGRPDYLHETGYNDQAPMPARGRGRGRGRGRGRGFRSNGPVQAVNGGT
- the LOC103995552 gene encoding uncharacterized protein LOC103995552 isoform X2, with protein sequence MDRYQKVEKPREEIPINDNEIRITAQGRMRNYITYATSLLQEKSSGDIVFKAMGRAINKTVMIVELIKRRIVGLHQIAAIGSIDITDTWEPLEEGLLPLETTRHVSMITITLSKKELDTSAVGYQSPLPADQVKPSVEFEYEGGSPAGRGRGNGRGRGRARGNGVVDYGDGGWDNRGRGFGRGSYARGRGWGFRGRGRGGFGGRPDYLHETGYNDQAPMPARGRGRGRGRGRGRGFRSNGPVQAVNGGT